One genomic window of Paramormyrops kingsleyae isolate MSU_618 chromosome 22, PKINGS_0.4, whole genome shotgun sequence includes the following:
- the LOC111855981 gene encoding KAT8 regulatory NSL complex subunit 1-like, producing the protein MAAMAPALTDAPAEAHHMRFKLAPPSSTLSPGSVENNSNANNILVASNGTVKRRPSLPAGEECPRDFRGGGKEEPPHAETVPAALGKLPPLVTSYLCSDVTSVASTKDSLKIQGVLIKQSVLKSQGILQSPYFSGDDFLRRKQTLERSADQPKGFMSAGVQSTAPQVPVNGLTKKLATPSAEQDGASLVNGNRAPVSPDTPLPSTTGARTSDLQVCVLHKGGAEQRPADVSTGDDPQQSDPPSPCADAAQDHPAERSPKHQPSLAAAEGEAACDGPTVPNTFPLPPRSLDLEISDRTLLSHNRQNEIKGRLHRLRKRLQVVQAKQVERHVQQQLGGFLQTTLNKSDGPRNRSHAASRQEVALRWPADGFSSFLKNGSVSAELERFVLNSGTLLHAAEDAFDSDVTESSSGGETDVEEEELTKVDVEQRHVPLWRRAEGRYALERASIICHWNWLQAQVSDLEYRIRQQTDIYRQIRSNKGTVTLGDTVACDVSTEDGMKSEPISCPVTRVPGSSGAGCLGLAPLSKACASERPVNGMVNSVPSVLPDAESPENSDAEELLGKKQRLLPLAPPQDTSCVAARTRPVLGCRKRRLIRPTAGLGHKVQRPGRLDAGCAINPPCVMCGSSLSPFADFQYKLPLLERLSHFDPCVHPILSFSDDVSMNLHLQRVMKSHWQNKPLDKIKPLKKLSLKHKLQPGCRLPDSASYSKDKHKMTSLLNTPVRLPHPKVRPEKLSRQHLDSILRGPKQESRPFCKADRSQAFSHAAYERSHGRKRPRELSLDQVDAAPGVFGESGSPCSSLAGLHTPTHSPLVRQFSASSESPTPFALSQSAGGTPPIRRRRGESSFDINNIVIPMSVAATTRVEKLQYKEILTPSWRKVDISAQPIAEEDDSVEIEDLTDAAFSLLHLQYEEAEHSRWTWTASTAAKRRGSRSYKSLDGRTTPLLGSANPSTPQPSSPDMGHFHVLQDYSLTASPSSPASPDLISNPQTPGSRDSHRLLSSEDTRCSTPDFTFEEQPVQPWERRNFPLESDPVVEPADQGSPTDDQPCRGLRHILSCKTSSSKSESENDPPSPLPDDSAKQKGPGLLRFGHR; encoded by the exons ATGGCTGCGATGGCACCCGCGCTCACCGACGCGCCGGCCGAAGCTCACCACATGCGCTTCAAACTGGCCCCCCCATCCTCCACGCTGTCGCCGGGCAGCGTGGAGAACAACAGCAACGCCAACAACATCCTCGTCGCCAGCAATGGCACCGTCAAGCGCCGTCCGTCCCTCCCCGCCGGCGAAGAGTGCCCCCGGGACTTCCGGGGCGGCGGCAAGGAGGAGCCGCCGCATGCCGAGACCGTGCCTGCAGCCCTGGGCAAGCTGCCACCGCTAGTGACCTCTTACCTGTGCTCTGACGTGACTTCTGTTGCTTCCACAAAAGACTCCCTCAAGATTCAAGGTGTCCTCATCAAGCAGTCAGTCCTTAAGAGCCAAGGCATCTTGCAGTCCCCCTATTTCAGCGGCGACGACTTCTTGCGCAGAAAGCAGACCCTGGAGCGCTCGGCCGACCAGCCGAAGGGCTTCATGAGCGCCGGCGTCCAATCTACCGCCCCCCAAGTCCCCGTCAATGGCCTGACCAAAAAGCTGGCCACCCCCAGCGCTGAACAGGACGGCGCTTCCTTAGTGAATGGGAATAGAGCCCCTGTCAGCCCCGACACCCCTCTGCCGTCTACGACAGGGGCTCGTACGAGCGACCTGCAGGTTTGCGTCTTGCACAAGGGAGGAGCGGAGCAGCGACCTGCAGACGTTTCTACGGGTGATGACCCACAGCAAAGCGATCCACCCTCGCCCTGCGCAGACGCGGCCCAGGACCACCCAGCAGAGAGGTCGCCCAAACATCAGCCGTCGCTTGCCGCAGCTGAAGGGGAAGCGGCCTGCGACGGACCAACCGTGCCCAACACATTCCCTCTTCCCCCTCGCAGTCTGGACCTCGAGATATCGGACAGAACCCTGCTGAGCCATAACCGGCAGAATGAGATCAAGGGGCGGCTGCACCGTCTGCGCAAGCGGTTGCAGGTGGTGCAGGCCAAGCAGGTGGAGCGTCATGTCCAGCAGCAGCTGGGTGGCTTCTTGCAGACCACATTAAACAAGTCAGATGGGCCGCGTAACCGCAGCCACGCCGCTTCCCGCCAGGAGGTGGCGCTGCGCTGGCCAGCAGACGGCTTTAGCTCGTTCCTGAAGAATGGCTCGGTTTCTGCCGAGCTCGAGCGTTTTGTCCTGAACAGCGGCACTCTGCTGCACGCCGCCGAGGACGCCTTCGACTCGGACGTGACCGAGAGCAGTTCGGGCGGAGAGACGGacgtggaggaggaggagctgacCAAGGTGGACGTCGAGCAGCGACACGTCCCACT GTGGAGGCGGGCCGAAGGGCGATACGCTCTGGAGCGGGCCTCCATCATCTGCCATTGGAACTGGCTGCAGGCCCAGGTTTCCGACTTGGAGTACCGCATCCGTCAACAGACTGACATCTACCGGCAGATTCGCTCCAACAAG GGCACGGTAACGCTTGGGGACACTGTTGCATGCGATGTGTCCACGGAGGATGGCATGAAGTCAGAGCCAATCTCTTGCCCAGTCACACGA GTGCCCGGGTCTAGCGGAGCGGGATGCTTGGGCTTGGCTCCCCTGTCAAAAGCATGCGCATCTGAGAGGCCAGTTAATGGGATGGTCAACAG tgtacCATCCGTCTTGCCGGATGCCGAGTCGCCAGAGAACTCGGACGCAGAGGAGCTACTCGGCAAAAAGCAGCGGCTCCTGCCTCTGGCTCCCCCCCAGGACACGTCCTGCGTGGCGGCCCGCACGCGGCCCGTGCTCGGCTGCAGGAAGCGGCGCCTCATCCGGCCCACAGCCGGCCTCGGACACAAG GTGCAGCGGCCTGGCAGACTCGACGCTGGCTGTGCCATCAACCCGCCGTGTGTGATGTGCGGAAGCTCCCTCAGCCCCTTCGCCGACTTCCAGTAcaagctccccctgctggagcGGCTGTCCCACTTCGACCCCTGTGTTCACCCCATTCTGTCTTTTTCTGACG ACGTGTCTATGAACCTGCACCTCCAGCGGGTGATGAAGTCTCACTGGCAGAACAAGCCACTCGACAAGATCAAGCCCTTGAAGAAACTCTCACTCAAACACAAGCTGCAGCCCGGCTGTCGCCTCCCGGATTCGGCTTCCTACTCCAAAGACAAGCATAAGATGACCAGCTTGCTCAACACCCCAGTCA GACTCCCGCACCCTAAGGTCCGGCCAGAGAAGCTGTCCCGGCAGCACCTGGACAGCATCCTGAGGGGGCCTAAGCAGGAGAGCCGCCCTTTCTGCAAGGCCGATCGCAGCCAGGCTTTCTCACACGCCGCCTACGAGCGGAGCCACGGCCGCAAGAGGCCCCGGGAGCTGTCCCTGGACCAGGTGGATG CCGCCCCTGGGGTCTTCGGGGAGTCGGGGAGCCCCTGCTCGTCCTTGGCCGGCCTGCACACGCCCACCCACAGTCCCTTGGTCAGGCAGTTCTCCGCCTCGTCGGAGAGCCCGACGCCCTTCGCTCTCAGCCAAAGTGCCGGCGGTACCCCG CCCATCCGGAGGCGTCGGGGAGAAAGCTCCTTCGACATCAACAACATCGTCATCCCCATGTCAGTCGCTGCAACCACGCGTGTGGAGAAGCTGCAGTATAAAGAGATCTTAACACCCAG TTGGCGGAAGGTCGATATTTCTGCGCAGCCCATTGCCGAAGAGGACGACAGCGTAGAG ATTGAGGACCTGACGGATGCAGCTTTCTCCCTGCTCCACCTGCAGTATGAAGAAGCGGAGCACTCCCGGTGGACCTGGACGGCCAGCACTGCCGCTAAAAGAAGGGGCAGCAG GTCCTACAAGTCCCTGGACGGACGCACGACCCCGCTGCTGGGCAGCGCCAATCCCTCCACCCCGCAGCCGTCGTCTCCCGACATGGGACACTTTCACGTACTGCAGGATTATAGCTTGACGGCCTCCCCCAGCAGCCCTGCCAGCCCAGACCTGATCTCCAACCCTCAGACCCCCGGCTCTCGGGACTCCCACCGGCTGCTGTCCAGCGAGGACACTCGCTGCTCCACGCCAGACTTCACCTTCGAGGAACAG CCGGTGCAGCCATGGGAACGAAGGAATTTCCCCCTGGAGAGTGACCCAGTTGTAGAACCTGCTGACCAGGGCAGTCCGACAGATGACCAGCCGTGTCGAGGACTGCGACACATCTTGAGTTGCAAGACTAGTTCCTCCAAGTCAGAATCGGAGAACGACCCTCCGTCGCCCCTCCCAGACGACAGCGCTAAACAAAAGGGCCCTGGTCTGCTGAGATTTGGCCATCGATAA